cagaggagctctgtcagagtgaccatcgggttcgtggtcacctcactgaccaaggctcttctcccccgattgctcagtttggctgggcggacaGTTCAAGGAAGAgtctaggtggttccaaacttcttccatttaggaatgatggaggccactgtgttcttggggaccttcaatgctgcagacatttttttggtacccttcccccatatctgttcctcgacacaatcctgtctcggagctctacagccaattccttcaacctcatggcttgatttttgctccgATATGCACTGtccactgtgggaccttatatagaacggtgtgtgcctttccaaatcatgtcaaatcaattacatttaccacaggtggactccaatcaagttgttgaaacatctcatggatgatcaatggaaacaggatgcacctgagctcaattttgagtctcatagccaagggtctgaatacttatgtaaataaggtatttctgttttttgttattttataCCAATTATCACTCAGTGCCAATTATCACTCAGCACAGCTTGACAATACTCACGTTTGTTTCAGTCTCTTAAGCTGAGACTCCCAAACCAGCAGTTCATGGAAAAGGTCATAGGTCTCTGAACAATAGTTCAATATTGTTTAGCACTCTTACGCATGTGTTTCCTTCAGCATTTGCCTGAACAATAAATGCACTGTTAGGAAGTGGATACTAATTCTTTAGCCCATTAATTGATGGTTGTGCCTTTGGAAGGTGAAGAAAAGGAATAAGGCTAGGACAGACTGTAAACTAGGTTCAGGACTGTTACTGCCACCATGGATTGTAAACTAGGTTCAAGACTGTTGCTGCCACCATGGATTGTAagctaggttcaggactgttgctGCCACCATGGACTTTAagctaggttcaggactgttgctGCCACCATGGCCTTTAAGCCAGGTTCAGGACTGTTGCTGCCACCGTGGATTGTAAactaggttcaggactgttgctGCCACCATGGATTGTAAGCCAGGTTCAGGACTGTTACTGCCACCATGGATTGTAAactaggttcaggactgttgctGCCACCATGGATTGTAAGCCAGGTTCAGGACTGTTGCTGCCACCATGGATTGTAAGCCAGGTTCAGGACTGTTGCTGCCACCATGGACTTTAAGCCAGGTTCAGGACTGTTGCTGCCACCATGGCCTTTAAGCCAGGTTCAGGACTGTTGCTGCCACCATGGATTGTAAGCTAGGTGCAGGACTGTTGCTGCCACCATGGATTGTAAACTAGGTTCCGGACTGCTGCTGCCACCATGGATTGTAAactaggttcaggactgttgctGCCACCATGGATTGTAagctaggttcaggactgttgctGCCACCATGGATTGTAAGCCAGGTTCAGGACTGTTACTGCCACCATGGACTGTAAGCTAGGTGCAGGACTGTTGCTGCCACCATGGATTGTAagctaggttcaggactgttgctGCCACCATGGATTGTAagctaggttcaggactgttgctGCCACCGTGGATTGTAAGCCAGGTTCAGGACTGTTGCTGCCACCATGGCCTTTAAGCCAGGTTCAGGACTGTTGCTGCCACCATGGATTGTAAactaggttcaggactgttgctGCCACCATGGATTGTAAGCCAGGTTCAGGACTGTTGCTGCCACCATGGACTTTAAGCCAGGTTCAGGACTGTTGCTGCCACCATGGATTGTAAACTAGGTCCAGGACTGTTGCTGCCACCATGGATTGTAAGCCAGGTTCAGGACTGTTGCTGCCACCATGGCCTTTAAGCCAGGTTCCGGACTGTTGCTGCCACCATGGATTGTAAGCTAGGTTCAGGATGTTGCTGCCACCATGGATTGTAAGCCAGGTTCAGGACTGTTACTGCCACCATGGCCTTTAAGCCAGGTTCAGGACTGTTGCTGCCACCATGGATTGTAAGCTAGGTTCAGGATGTTGCTGCCACCACGGATTGTAAGCCAGGTTCAGGACTGTTGCTGCCACCATGGATTGTAAactaggttcaggactgttgctGCCACCATGGATTGTAagctaggttcaggactgttACTGCCACCATGGACTGTAAGCCAGGTTCAGCACTGTTGCTGCCACCATGGACTTTAAGCCAGGTTCAGGACTGTTACTGCCACCATGGACTGTAagctaggttcaggactgttactgccaccatggactgtaagctaggttcaggactgttgctGCCACCATGGATTGTAagctaggttcaggactgttgctGCCACCATGGATTGTAagctaggttcaggactgttACTGCCACCATGGCACATCGGATATAATGCAAATGAAGAGATGGAGCAGGAATAGGGGTATCTATTACACCCACTTGAACACAGGAATGAGCAGCACATGGGGGGAGGGTTTGGATGGAGTTTAGGAGTTGGGGCTTGTAGGTAGGTAAGATGTGTTAGGAGTTGTGGCATGTAAGGCCTTGAGATACGATGTGGATATCAAGGATGTGCTGGTCTGGAAGGGAGATACAAAAGGGAAACATTAGAAGCACATTGAAAAGGTGTAGACATGACAAAGTAGTGCCAGGTGACTATGTGGAATAGGCTTAACATATAACTGAGGAGACTGCCAGGATAAACAAAGGAGCAATTAGAATTACCAAACTGAGGACATGAACATCAAAAAGATAACGTAGGGCAACGGAATATATATTAGTGATGTTACATTTGATACAGGAGTTCCGAGGCATGCTTCAAAATCGCTAAGCAGCTCAATTTGAACCTGTATCACTTGATCAGAAGTATCAATGATCCAAAGCTTCGTTTGATTATGTGATTTTTTTCAAACCGTGTGTTGCAAAACACGAAATCCCACTGATTTCAACATGATTCCAGTGCTCTCTTCGATTCCAAGCTGCTTTCAAACACCGACCTCTACAGTAGTTACAAATATAGGTAGGATTTTGTACAAAAACATTTACCTTACCGGTAACTTAGCGGGTAGAGTAGGGAACATTCAGGGATGTGAGGGTGTCGAATCCCATTGAAGGCACACTTTAAAAAACTATTTGAAACCACACTTTCTGCATTTGTTCTATTGAGTATAGTATATTCATCTGTCTTATGCCATAAATTCAGATTGAAAAATAGTACTtttgaaggcaaaaaaaggcaaGCATGATGTAAGATGGAAACTTGGCATTACAACTGATTGTAAGGCTAGTAAAGCCAACAACTTACCCCTGCGCCACAGAGTTAAAAACAGTGGAGAAAGGGAACATCTCTGATAATCAGTGCTATTTATTGTTGACCAACAAATGTCACTCATTTGCATTGTCAACAAATAATGAAGCTCTGAGCAATGAACTGTTCTTTTGGCACAATATTGTGAAAGCGCTATCCCAtcactaatatatatattatttaggaCTTACATTTCTtcaaacattataacaacaaAGGACACTTAGTTCATCATATCACGTACAGCGGCAGGATCAGGCCACCATGGCGTCACCCAGCATGACCTGAACCGAACTGAAATGGTTGGTAGGAATGAACATGAAGCTTATATGGGGAAACAGAAGTGTAGAAAAAAGGTAGTGGACAGGTGATTAGGGAGTGGGAACAAAGTGTGGAGGGAAGGGGCGTGACCTGGGCTAAAAGGTAGAGGAGAGATGATTAGTGAGTGGGAATAGGTGTGGAGCGAAGGGGCGTGACCTGGGTTAAAAAGTAGAGGAGAGGTGATTAGGGAGTGGAGGGAAGTGGCGTGACCTGGGGTAAAAAGTAGAGGAGAGGTGATTAGGGAGTGAAGGGGCGTGACCTGGGGTAAAAGGTAGAGGAGAGATGATTAGAGGGAAGTggcttttatttaaccaggtaaactGACTAAGAACACtatctcatttacagcaacaacctggggaatagttacaggggagaggaagggggatgaatgaacaaattgtaagctggggatgattaggtgaccatgatggtatgaaggacagattgggaatttagccaggacaccagggttaacacccctactcttacaatacgTGACTTGGAATcattagtgaccacagagagtcagaacacccatttaacatcccatctgaaagacagcatccccaatcactgccctggggcattgggatattttttagaccaatggaaagagtgcctcctactggccctccaataccacttccagcagcatctagtctcacatccagggactgaccaggaccaaccctgcttagcttcagaagcaagccagcagtgggatgcagggtggtatgctgctggcattcAAAAAGGTAGAGGAGAGTTGATTAGGGAGTGGGAATAGGTGTGGAGGGAAGGGGCGTGGCCTAGGGTAATTGGAAGCAATTGGAGTCCTGTAGGGGTGCCATGACCCTTCAAAATAGAAGGGTTATAAGATATACACGGATGTCCATCTGTCCTCAGGAGGAATGAAGTGAGTGCAATATGAATGCATTTATTCCTCAACATTCAGATTTTTTAGTGCTTGAACACCATCCAATGTCTTAAAAAGAAATGTATCAGTGAACGTCTTCAGTATATGTCTAGTTGTCGAGCACCCCTCATATCCCTTTGTTTGCTAGAGCGTGAAAGCTTCCCTAAAGATGTATAGGATGTGTTGACACATTGGAATCCTACAGATTTAACTCCAGCAGATAAGACCCAGCAACCTTGTTATCCAAACTGCCAGTAAGGAACAGCACAATGGTAGCTGTGGTACCAGTCTTTGGGGAAGATTCACTTCTGAGGCAGATTGAGGATTACAGAATATACATCCCGTATATAACCATTCTCCACACCTCTAGGCCACTATCCCATATGGGTTTAAAAACATTAGAATGTTGTAAACCATTAAACGCAATGCAAAGACGCACCAGAAGCTTGGTCCCTTGCAGTACCACAGTGATGTCACACTTTGAAATGCAAATAGTAATGACATCACTGATCCTCATTAGGGTGGATTTTCTGACAAGTACTCAGCAGGGTGTGAAATGTCAGGTGTGGTTAATATGATAACATCTTGATATTTCAAGCAATTTCTAAGATTGCAGAAGCACAAGAAACGTGTATCAGTTTGGATCATGTCCCTAGACCATTTGAGAAAGTGCTGTCCCTGTCAGGCACCTCCCAGACATGTTTCCCCATGATGTAGCaaaaacaagtgtgtgtgtgtctgtgcgtgtgtgtttgtgaggggGTGGGAGAGAACACAGGTAGGCTAAGATAAATCACTGAGCATGTCTGTTGCTCATTGACAACCTGACACAATCGTGACCAAGAAGGGGAGCAGACACTCAACAGAATTTCCTCCTGTGGAGCTATATGcttatattttttttaagcaCAAATATCATAAACAAAAAGAAGGGAATCGAATAAAATCGAAGAGGATACAAGCTAACGATAGGATATCCTATTTTTTTCTCGCTTTTCCTTCTGTTTTTATTTACACCAATTACTTGAAAAATCTAAATGGATCCTATACTGGAGGTTGTTTGCTTGCTGCTTGGGTTCATTGGATGGGTGATGGTGGGGATAGCTATACCAAACCGTTACTGGAAGGTTTCAACGGATGACGGGAACGTCATCATTACCTCGAACATCTATGAGAACCTATGGATGTCCTGTGCCACGGACTCAACTGGTGTCCACAACTGCCGCGATTTCCCCTCTCTACTGGCCCTGAACGGCAAGTGCACCCAAGATAATAGGAATCTTtatcaataaaaaaaattgaacaATTGCAATAGAGAAATTAAGCAATAATGTTTGAAGAGTAAATTGATTTATTGCCTGTGATGTTTGATATCGTTTTGTTGTAGTTAAACGAATATGTAAAGGCCCATAGGCAATACCTTGACCTTTTTCATTTGTGGTTAAACAAATGATTATCCAAGAACAACATAAATAATCAATCAATTTAGGTTGAATCAAGATGTAATTGGTAAAGATAAAAATCTGCCAAATAATTGATTCTATACAACACAATTCTGGTATTTGATTGTGCCAATTTTCCTTCCCCACTCAGCAAAACAGAAGGCTGTTCCACTTCAATACATCATATCCTTAAATATTTCTCATAATTATTAGTTTCAAGTGTGGTTATTAAAATGTGCATTACTCAATATGATTCTGTACAAATCACATGTGAAACCAATTTGATAAtcattgtatttattattacagtatataaaaaaaacatgtaataGCACTATTAATCTTGATTGTAcaatttgtctttatttttaagcAGGATACATCCAGGCGTCTCGAGCATTGATGATTGCAGCGGTCATTTTTGGATCTATCGGGCTGGTCGCCACCCTGGTCGGGGTACAGTGTTCTAAAGCTGCCGGAGAGGACATGGTTCTAAAGGGTAGAATAGTTGCCGTTGGTGGTGTGCTTTTCTTTCTTCAAGGTACCTGGGCATGCTCAAGTTTACTATAATTAATTACTGCTTCTATGTGTTATAACTGCCAAATCTCAATTTGTGCACAATTaacttctctctttctcgctctctctcaatttctctctcagGCCTGTGCACAATGATCTCAGTGTCTTGGTATGCTTTCAACATCACCCAGGACTTTTTTAACCCATTATATCCCGGGATAAAGTAAGTGAGAGGAGACTGTTGGCCTATTCCAACTGCAGTAATGAGGCTAGTAGCACACTGCTGCCCTCTGCTGTATTTTAGACAGAAGAGCAGTCTCGCTTCCAAAGCCCGTTTATGAACTTGATTAACTGTAGGACGTACTGTGTGTTGCAGGTATGAAATCGGAGAGGGCCTCTACATTGGCTGGTGCTCGGCTGTTCTTGCTCTCACTGGAGGGTCATGTTTGACATGTGCCTGCAAACTGGGCACGTCTGAGAAACAGTGAGTTCagtggatactgtgtgtgtgtgtgtgtgtctgtatcctTCCTTATCCACATCCATGTGTGTCCTCACCCAttcttcctctcttctttccctTCCTCAGACCTTACCCATACCAGCCCAGAGACAGAGTGTACTCTGGAGTTGCACCATCACGGAGTCAGGCTGCCACTTCCTACGGCCAGGACGCCTATGTCTGAGAAAGAGAGGGCACACCACTGTGGATCACCTTCATTCACCATGTGTAAAACCTACCAGACACTGTTATACGCACAGCTACTGAGGAGGTGTAAGGGACTGTACGTTATTTATAATGAGGGATACATGAAGAAAAATCGGACTTCTCTTAAATGAAAATTAATGTCCCTCCCTTCAGTAAAATATATTACCCGACCCTCCCTGAACATAAAAAAACAAGTGACCAACCCCTATACCCACAATAATAATTCAAacataaagtggatagcagagaacatacCTATCATTTACCCTCAATCGtaggacagaccagagccttagatatgctgttttagaaactgttcttcgttttattattattacatgGCAAACTAGCCAGAAGGTTGTGGATTTGCAGACCACCGCAGACAATGGTAGGGGTGAAAAGATATACATTATAATAAAAACACTGCATGAATCTCTTATTTTCAGGCTGAGAAAAACATGCcttttataaatgcatttcatgcaattctacatgactggagacaagcagaatcttttttaataccacaaCAGAGCATGACAACGAATGAGTGCATGCTGTAGCACCGGAGACCTTTTCATTTCTATTCAGGGTATTGTTAAAAAAGATGATAGGAACAGGGTTAAAGTTGTCTATCAATTGTAGAAATGTAGTGCAACAGAACCAGTTACAACTGAAGCAACTAATCATTAATGAATTCAAGAAAAAGCGATATGCACTTGTAACTTTTTTTCATTTGGGAAATCATTTTCTTATTCTATTTTATTCCATGCCATTGTTGTTACAAAACTGTTTTGTGTTGTCTGTGATTAGGGCATGGGAATACAAGAGCATCTGCTACAGTATTCTAAATTAACAAACTAGGCATGCATAGCTCACTGCATGATCCTCAAACCAAAGACTGGCCAAACTCATGTTTCTAAAAGTGAATTCAGAAGGTACTGTAAAATGACTGCACTGTAGAATAAAGGCATTTTGTTTTATTATTCAATAGTAAGGAGTCATTTTTTGTATACAGCCTAAATGCAAAATGTATAGgcaggctatagccttgaaataataatatagcctaaataataAATTGTTGTTCCTTCTTAGGCTACCTGGCTTGCTCCTGACTGATTTAGAATTAGtatgttgtttaatagcctgtTGAAATGTCGAAcgtcaattgatagtgacagaatcacACATTCCTTCCCAAGCAAAGTCATTTTTTTTGCCTCATCAGGTATAGAACGTTGCAGCGCAGCCTCAAAACCAAAGATATGCCATGTGCATCGGAGTCACGTCTAGCATAAAGCTTTACGGACTAAAGCGTTGCTACACGTAGATTGCTTTATATAATCATGTCCTATGCTTTAGCCATTTTCTTTAACAAAAGCCACAATACCCTCACATACCCGCTCAATTCAAGCCCTGGTGTTAACTTAACACACGACTGAAGGAATTGGTTGACAAAATCTATGGATAGTAGACTATAATTTCGTCTGTCAAACAGGAAGGCctacctctttttttttttaaataggaagaaataggctccaacacaaagccctcttgttatTAGCCTAAAGTCAAATCAAAAACTGTTTAAATGCATTAGGCCTTCTCAAATGAACCTACTCAACACCCATGTTCTGCTGCCGCTTCATAATAATGTAAGTTATGTAAATTACTCGAATCTGGCTTATTGTCAAGGTCAGTAACTCTGACAAATAGTTTCATTAGGAAACAAAACAAATTGATTTTTATTCAAATCAATTATAGCAGTAGCAGGATTACCTCCAGTCCTCCTAATCTAAGTGCTCGAcctctcaaactgaacaggacatcagtagGCCTAGTCGCTTGCACAGATATTAACCTCCTGAAGTGCCACCATACACACCACAGtcattggttaggcagcacaacAGGGTTTACATCAGCAAGAGCAGGGCAAGCCGGGGCTCATAATACAGAATGCCTATCCATTGCAGTGTAGTTTAatatacaccatcccagcagcacAAAAACTTGGGAAGGAAGTATATTGTCTTAGAAACATAACTTTGCCCTGTGCTTCTCCAAGTATGCTCTTCTTATAGCCTGTAGTATAGGCCAAGGGTCGTACTCAACCCTTACCCTACGAGATCCGGAGCCTGTTGgatttctgttctacctgataattaaatttcacacacctggtgtcccaggtctaaatcagtccctgttTAGGAGGAGaacaatgcagtggaactggcttcgaggtccagactTAAGTTTGAGGGgtataggctatggatcattttATTGAGACTACACTAGGAGTACTTGATAATTGCACACCGAGCAGAGAATCAGGAATGTGGGGCATAATCGGGCACACATCGGGATACTATATAAAGCAACTAATTCTCAAACACTGAGAAATATGACATTTCATCTACTACACATTGCATGACCTTCCCCTggactaaaaaaaaaaaaaaaaaaccctcctccccctgactgaaattgaaaacgcatgaccctcccccattttcctcctgGTAACAATTATGTACGTTTCGACCGCTCCCTAAACAATATCTATTGAGAGAGTTTTACACTGTACTGTATAAAGGTGTCAAACATACAGCCAATCCAGCCTGCTGGTGGTTTGAGTATTTTAgtcatacacagtaccagtcaaaagtttggccacaactactcattcacaagggtttgtctttatttgtactattttctacattgtagaataatagtgaagacatcacaactatgaaataacacatatggattcatgtagtaacaaaaaaacaaaaaaagtgttaagcaaattcttcaaagtagccaccctttgccttgatgacagctttgcacactcttggcactctctcaaccagcttcacctggaatgcttttccaacagtcttgaaggagttcccacatatgcggagCACTTCTTGGCCGCTATTGcttatatatttctttattttttataaaaacaaTTAGGGGGGGGTGattcaatatactttaaaatgactaaatccAAACTGTGTAGAAATTATAACACAGTTGATTGACTGTCCAGCTCACTAATAAGCATAGCTGCAGGAAGGGGTTTTGAGTTGGAAGTGCTGGATGGTACATTTACAAAAATGGTGATGTATTGCATGCATCTATAATCAAATTTGTATAGTTGAGCAGAAGTGTTTTTAGGATTTCCACATGCTGATTTTTTGGGGCTATTATATtttgttttatcattattattattatatatcatTATTATTGTTGGCCTATTTATGAATCTAAACCAGTTCTTTAAATAGCATATGCAAAACCTGTTTTGTTTCATTCTGAATGAAACAATCCTGCTCGTATTTTCCCTATAAGCAATGGCTTGACTTACTTTTAATATTACCTTAACAAAGTTGATAAAGGGTTGTGAAGGTTTTGTGTGGTGGGGCTATTAAAGGCTCTGCATAGTCAATCCAACCTCTGAAGTGGCCTTACAGCATTTACTGCGATGTAGCCTTAGAAGTCAGGgctttcatacttcttgcgcttagCGGGGCAGCACTATTGTGAAGGAatttgtcaaggaagtgagttagtgtatatacaggacctcccgcccccacctaccatcaaccaatcaagtcaatgcggagctatacagagccctccgcattgttaaaCATTTTGAGAGGCACATCGGTAAGGAGcttgatttggcctctgcatgcctaaGGGGGCTCCACAATTGCGTCACATGTGCCTCCGACCACATTTccagatcaagcataaattggattTAATCCTAAAGGCCTATGCATGCCATGCCTTTATCCATTTAGTGCTCAAAGCTCAGATAGCTGAACTGTGAGATGGACAATTATTGAAGCGCACTTCCCATTTGCCATGCAAATGCATAGGCAACGGAAGGCACGCTTCATCAGCGCGTAACACCACTTGTGtggagctggaggcagtatgcatttttattcactgctttagcacactctgccaacccggatgtcctagccatgtctgaatcctggcttaggaagaccaccaaaaaccctgaaattccaatccctaactataacattttccgacaagatagaactgccaaaggggaaggagttgcaatctactgcagagatagcctgcagagttctgtcttactatccaggtctgtgcccaaacaatttgagcttctacatttaaaaatccacctttccagaaacaagtctctcaccgttgccgcttgctatagaccaccttctgcccccagctgtgccctggacaccatatgtgaactgattgccccccatctatctgcagaactcgtgctgttaggtgacctaaactgggacatgcttaacacgcCGGCCattctacaatctaagcttgatgccctcaatctcacacaaatgatcaatgaacctaccaggtacaaccccaaatccgtaaaaatgggcaccctcatagatatcatcctaaccaacctgccctccaaatacacctctgctgtcttcaaccaggatctcagcgatcactgcctcattgcctgcgtccgtaatgtgtctgcggtcaaacgaccacccctcatcactgtcaaacgctccctaaaacatcctgtggcgtactgcattagcattgaatagcccctgcaatatgcaacttttcagggaagtcaggaaccaatatgcacagacagttaggaaagcaaaggctagctttttcaaacagaaatttgcatcctgtagcacaaactccaaaaagttctgggacactgtaaagtccatggagaataagagcacctcctcccagctgcccactgcactgaggctaggaaacactgtcaccaccgataaatgcaccataattgagaatttcaataagcatttttctacggctggccatgcttcccacctggctacctctaccctggtcaacagcccttcaccccccacagcaacttgcccaagcctccccccaTTTCTCCACCCAAATCCAGAAAGCCGATGTTCTGAAAGAGgtgcaaaatctggacccatacaaatcagccgggctagacaatctggacactctTTTTCtcaaattatccgccgcaattgttgcaacccctattactagcctgttcaacctctctttcatatcgtctgagatccacaaagattggaaagctgccgcggtcatccccctcttcaaagggggagacactctagacccaaactgttacagacctatatctatcctaccctgcctttctaaggtcttcgaaagccaagataacctgatgaggatagagggcgctatttacactttgggggaaaaacgtgcccaatttaaacggcctcgtactctattcttgctcgtacaatatgcatattattattactattggatagaaaaccctctctagtttctaaaaccgtttgaattttgtctgtgagtaaaacagaactcatttggcagcacactttctgaccaggaagtggaaagtctgaaaattatgctctgttcaagggcctgcctataaatgggcatgacacgtatgagtatacatgcacgtcatacaccttcccctagatgtcaagaggacgtgagagaagaaaggaagtgtttatcttggtctgaggtggaataaatcatcttggcacgacgagtcatccatttttttttcttctggagagcgcgcagatggacctggaattgccttttgaaaagccgtcgttataggcgaatactttctccggctttgattttatttgatacatgtcacaatatcatcgtaaagtatgttttttcaatatagttttaatagattattgaaatttctt
The sequence above is drawn from the Salvelinus namaycush isolate Seneca chromosome 36, SaNama_1.0, whole genome shotgun sequence genome and encodes:
- the LOC120030134 gene encoding claudin-15-like; protein product: MDPILEVVCLLLGFIGWVMVGIAIPNRYWKVSTDDGNVIITSNIYENLWMSCATDSTGVHNCRDFPSLLALNGYIQASRALMIAAVIFGSIGLVATLVGVQCSKAAGEDMVLKGRIVAVGGVLFFLQGLCTMISVSWYAFNITQDFFNPLYPGIKYEIGEGLYIGWCSAVLALTGGSCLTCACKLGTSEKQPYPYQPRDRVYSGVAPSRSQAATSYGQDAYV